From one Mustelus asterias chromosome 2, sMusAst1.hap1.1, whole genome shotgun sequence genomic stretch:
- the ptf1a gene encoding pancreas transcription factor 1 subunit alpha — protein sequence METVLEQLSGIDSFAAATYFEDEDLFAEQAGRDHLGAGGFLEHDVDFLSSQISEYYRESGAAPDTEHCDSGILSFTSSSSPFSFDCPDSTSELSPRLKGIEGAAKRRRRIRSEVEMQHLRQAANVRERRRMQSINDAFEGLRTHIPTLPYEKRLSKVDTLRLAIGYINFLTELVQSDMPLRNPNSDSAIESKKVIICHRGARSPSPNDPDYGLPPLAGHSLSWTDEKQLKEQNIIRTAKVWTPEDPRKSNSKSSVNNIENEPPFDFVS from the exons ATGGAGACGGTGCTCGAGCAGCTCAGCGGCATCGACAGCTTCGCGGCCGCCACCTACTTTGAGGATGAGGATTTGTTCGCGGAGCAGGCGGGCCGGGATCACCTGGGCGCGGGCGGGTTCCTGGAGCACGATGTGGACTTTCTGAGCAGCCAGATCAGCGAGTATTACAGGGAGAGCGGAGCGGCCCCCGACACCGAGCACTGCGACTCGGGCATCCTCTCCTTCACCTCGTCCTCATCGCCCTTCTCCTTCGACTGCCCGGACAGCACCTCGGAGCTGTCGCCCCGGCTCAAGGGGATCGAGGGCGCTGCGAAAAGGCGCAGGAGGATCCGCTCAGAAGTTGAAATGCAGCACCTTCGGCAGGCTGCAAATGTCCGGGAGCGCAGACGCATGCAGTCCATTAACGATGCATTTGAAGGTCTCCGCACTCACATACCAACGCTACCTTATGAAAAaagactttcaaaagttgatacCCTCCGACTGGCAATCGGTTACATTAACTTCTTAACAGAGCTTGTTCAATCTGACATGCCCTTAAGAAATCCCAACAGCGATTCTGCAATCGAGTCTAAAAAAGTCATCATCTGTCATAGAGGTGCAA GGTCGCCATCACCAAATGACCCAGACTATGGGTTGCCTCCCCTCGCAGGGCACTCCTTGTCGTGGACTGATGAGAAACAGCTTAAAGAACAAAACATCATCAGAACAGCCAAAGTGTGGACTCCCGAAGATCCCAGAAAATCTAATAGCAAATCAAGTGTAAACAACATTGAGAACGAGCCACCTTTTGACTTTGTGTCATAG